In Syngnathoides biaculeatus isolate LvHL_M chromosome 19, ASM1980259v1, whole genome shotgun sequence, the genomic window catttGCCGAGTGAGCGCGAAGCAAACCTGGCGTCGTTCCTCTCCCTGAGACGATGCTTTGTGGTCAGGTACATGCGGTGGGCCACGTCCTCCATGGCCCACAACTTGAAGAACAAGCCCACATTCAGCAACGTCAGGAGCAGCAgactgaaatgaaaaaacaccGCAATTTTTTCTACCGCTACTTGCCGTGGTTCTCTGACCGTGACTTGTAAGCTTGGCTGGGGGGAGATCCACAGTTGCTTTCGAGTTATGTTTTGTGCTATCCTATCAAGTGACTGCAAATTCTAAATCATTCAAAATAATATCTTTCGTAATTTGTCTTTGAAAGACCCCTGGACATGGGAAAATGTTAgactttcttgattttttttttttttttcctttccatctCTGCTAACAACAGAAGTGCAGACCAAATTTCATAAGTGAAACTGGCTTCAGGGTCTGAATTTTCATAATAATATTCACATCCGATAGAAGAGCTGTAAGGAACAATTTGGATTGCGCGTTGCGGTCGTTCCGTGTACGCGCGTGCATGACATGTCCCAACCCGCAGCGGCAATTACAAGTCGGGGTAAAACATGATACAGGAAGTATTGCAATCGGCGCGTAGTCTTACAGCACGCTTATTGCCACCACCATGGCCGAGACGCTCCATCCGTACGGGCTGCTCATCTCCGTCGGGCCTGAacgacaagaacaaaaacaaacaaagaaaaaaaaaagcgcaaccGACGACAAATTGAAAACCGCGTCAAACTTCAGGTGCAGGGCACAAAAATGTCTCGCATCAacaaaatggacctttccgacctgtcgatcactcatacaataatagccgcattgtcttaacgcgcccctgccgccatgttgtcccacaagcaacgctggttgtcagtagcgtgcgcttggaaaagtttgttatgaagaaaatggtcctcagacttgcaattctgatgaaagatatcgtGCTAGGTTACGAGGGGTCCGCTTgagtcattttccaaagcccaaaacacacttgacaaagtgtctacgatggattcaggctcgcggaagagcgcacgtacaactaaatgtggacagtatcgacaaacacaaggctgtacgttcaaaaggtaagtgagggagaagtatcttctccgaGTTGGATTGGATTGGATTATTATCATGGACAAGacatgtctatttgcctatttgtatcacatttttAAGACTTTCAAGGCAGAGCACTGCgtttgattacgagccaagtcaaaactttttcatctggtgactatggTACTGACCGAGTTAATCacaattgtttaaatgtagaaaatcgaacctaactcgcttctaaagactacaatgagaTTACTCacgatctttccaagtaaaaaaaaaaaaaaaaaaaaaaaagtactcaccttgctttacatgcgcagtactattccactattttatcctgttggatttcaatgtgaagtttgtgaggcgtcgaacattttttttttttttgcattgatcgccaacgtttGGCTGTAACtccgacattgcgtcctgctctgtccaaaatcttaattccgtgtacagaTCCTCCGCGTGAAATAGTTAAGACCTCTCTTCGACGACGTGCCGTACCCGTTTTGCCGTCCCTGTGCTCATCGGGCGCCTGGCCGAAATGCTTGCCGGGCTTCATGTGCTCCAGCATCGTGCGGCTGTACGTCCGCCGCCTCCGCCGCAGCAGACCGCCGACTTTGCCGGACTCCGCCGCTCCCTGGTTGATGTCGGCCTCCTCCTCCAGAAGTTCCGCCTCTGGCATTAATACAATGCACATAATTACATTGTTAAAACAGATTGACTTAATTCTTCAAGAAGTCCCTtcatgataaaacaaaaaatacaaagtatTGATATCGTAGTCATAGCCTAGTAATCACCCGTTAAGATGCCACAAATGGGGGGGggttttttaaatcagattttaCTCACCCAGTTGTCTGAAATAATCTTCAATCCCGCTCCAAGAGTTCTTGGTGATGAAGGACTTGGCCAGGCTCCACGGTTGCTTCTTGTACTTCACGTCCGTGTAAACCCTAACAGCACAACACAGGTTTTAAAAATCTCTTACGATCACACTCGCAACATTTGGACATTTGAGCTTAAAAACTGACTTTAGTCGACACTTGCGCTTGGTGTGACTTTTGATGTAGTAGCGATTCTGCGTGTAGAAGTAGTCGTGGTAGGGGACGTCGTGCGTGTACACCTCCGAGTCAACCAGGTAATACTGACCCTCCCGCGACTCTTTGTACAGCGTCTGGAAAAAATGAACGCGACCGTTACTCAACCGATGCTAGACGAAATCACCCTATTAGTGGTTTTCAGCCATATTTTAAACGATACTGCCAAGTAGTAGTCGGTGAAAaggaagtaccgtaatttccgacttttgtcgcacactttcaaccctgcggcttatttgtgcatttcttttttaacggctgcaagggggcactcgagcggaaaaggtaagagtgagaccggtggaatatatgtgccaaggaagtgacttttaccggtccggccctgttagcgctgcgctagtgtgttactgccatgtctcagtgatttttaccagtattttatttattattttttttaaatcagccctgttagcgcggcgctagcattaagctctgtgtaccgtctcgtgtttcaatgtgggcacttgcggcttttacacggctgcggcgtgtgcgccgtaatttctcgaaaataatgcgcaaatttttcccaaaaagttaatagagcgcattatatttaggtatggatgaaaaattaaaaaaataaaaatagaccacattgtatagtcgtatacaagTACATaccatgtaaaatatatatataaatgtgtaacagcttgcattttatgattgttagattgactgaaatatgtgttaacagtattaataaaatgtgccatcattgagcatttattttagttggttgagggattctgttgtgacagttacagggaccaggacaaacgtgtcctgtggcctgtcccgagattatactaccgctacatcagcacatgcacattattattaatgattgttgtatggacaatttttttgaaaaacaatacaagtacaaacctaacaaaatataaatacagatcattcctaattttctgagcatatgggtagcggtaaattggtggtgcgcattgtacacaGGTAGAAGGgggtttcctgattttttttttttttttttttttgtcaaatttgggggtgcgcattatactcgagaaattacggtatgtaccaaatagtatttcctttccaaatgtactgggtgaggcttataaccaggtgcgctctttagaccgggaattacgctatGTTGAAGTGAGCCGTCTATTATTTAAGATGTTCCTGCGCCGGGGAGGAGCTCCTTTTTGCTTGGGTTGATAGCCCAAGCATAAAACATACCTGGTTCTCTGTCGCGGTGGAGAATTTGCCAATCAGGGGGTTGCTGATGGTTATGGTGTAGTTCAGGGTCCTCTTCATGTCCCCCGTGGGGTTCTTCTGCCACACCGCAAAGCTCGCATCTGGAAATGAGACCTGTTTTGCGGAGCTGCGGACGCGACATGGGTTTGGGGAATAGGGGCGAGGCAGAACACTGACTGGTTATCTTGCGCACGTTCATGAAGCGGCGGATGAAGGGCGAATCGGTGAAGAGGAGGTCAAACATGCGGCTGGCGCTCATGTGGAAGACCCTGTTGAGGTACAGGCGGCCCTGCTCCTGCGGCAGGCCGATTCGCTCCTCCGCTAGGGACGTAAACAGTACGAAGTGCCGTTGACCAGCAGTTTTTGTGAATGACGGACTTTGATTTACCGCGGTTGCTATGACGACATGAGTAGGGTTTTTGCATTTGCATCTCCCTCACCTTCTTCCAGGCTCTCCGATCCGCTATCCTGAGTAACGCCGTCCTCTTGCAGGGAAGGCGGGGAAAGCGCAGCCAGCCGTTCCTGCGCCAGCGGGGCCGAAGACGGAACGGGACTGCAGCACGGAGGCAGCGAGGTGCGCCGTTCCTCCTGCTCGGCGTCGGCCCAAAACGTTAGCGGAAACGACGTTTGTGGTCATATATTGGCGGCATCGAGGAGTACTGATGTTGGACTACCTCGACGGCAGACTTCAGCGAGCTGGGGGCGGAGGAGAACTCTTCCAGGGATAGCAGCTCCATTCCGGAAAGGCGAACGGAAGGAGTGTGCTCCGGCCTCCCCGAGCAGCCGTCGTCGCCGCCGCTGGGCTTTGCACTCGGGCTGCAGATAGGCAGTCATAAGCTCGTAGAACTCAAAGGAATGCCACAGAAAAGGTTCAAAacccaaacaggaaaaaaaaaaaaaaaaaaaaaaaaagatgtgtgagGCAGTCCACCGTGCTGCGGGTCATGGACtgcttgtgaaaaataaattacaattttagttatgtattatTTGCAATAACTGCCATTGAATTGTATGATTAGATGACATTTTTAGACACGCAATGTTATCACACTCCAGGATGATTTCAAGACTCAAATGTttacacaaaaatactttgaaaaacGGGCCTGTAAAGACAGACTTGGGTACGTTTCATGACCAGTTTGCCACTCCTGCAAAATACATAATTCACCTTCCGCAGGCCCACGCAGTAATTCCACCGATTTTACTAACATCTCTGCCGTTTCAGTACCAGTGTCCGGGTACTTTATAGTGTCAAATAATGCGCACACACCTGCTCGTCATGTAGAATTCCGCGGGGGACTGCGCGCTCTCCATCTCCTCATGGCTCAAGCCCAGGTCATTTCCATAGTGCTGCCTGACCATCTGCCAAACCTCTGCGTTGGTCAGCGGCTGAAAGTGGAGGAAAGTCTGTTAGTCGTAGTCCATTGTGAATTTTCCTCGCTCAGCAttaacaccagaaaaaaaaaaaaaaaaagaaaagaggacttCAATTTTAAGCATTCAGCAATTATTTTCCCTTTTCACAGCACATACTATGAATTCTGAAGAGCAATGAATTCATGCAATACATTCTGGATGCATAAAAGCTAAAATagcactactactactactcttgCATGATCGTTTCCTTACAACAGCTTATTTCCTCTTGCCATTAACTTCTGAAACAGTTAACTTACAATTCCATTGCAACATGCAGCAAAATTTTTGTCACATATCTGCACACATTCCTTGTGTATCAACTGTACTACTAAAGATTATTGGactgtcactttaaattgcataCATTTATTGAAGTCTCAAGAACTTAATGcacaattgcccccccccctctcccccccaaaaaagtactgGCATTATCAGATTACTTGCAGCCTTTTATtgctcaatgattttttttttttttaacatgtccttatgtctcaaaattattctctgtcaattgactatTGTTGTACTAAAACGGCTCCAACCACCAGAGATAAATTCCTTCCGTTTCTGACATGCATTCAGATTACTATCAGCACTCAAACTTCTGAAAATCAGCCATACAATACTGGTGAGATCCGTTTCACCGTTGGTATACATTTTTGCTACGTAATAGCAAAATCGTAATCGTATGTATATTTTTAGGCATGAAATAACGCGATTGTATCATTTATCTCCtagcattaaaaaaagttaatgccTGATCTCTCGCCATTTTTACAGGTTTTAGTCCAACAAGCAACATCATCGACTGTCAACACTTCAACAAAGTCTTTCAATAATAGCAGAACTTAAACGGAACGCGGGCACGCGTCAGAGGAGA contains:
- the gramd1c gene encoding protein Aster-C isoform X2; the encoded protein is MDLGSNSSGVGDDITDETASLMEEKGSCDEGEESSDNQINCISSLPPPVPTYKQRRDEFRRLFKDLANSGRLLLDYPCALQRDILLQGRLYLTHSHLCFYSNVFRGTKIGLALKDISHMSREKTARFIPNAIQICTSKEKLFFTSFSEREKRFNCVFRLWQNALLDKPLTNAEVWQMVRQHYGNDLGLSHEEMESAQSPAEFYMTSSPSAKPSGGDDGCSGRPEHTPSVRLSGMELLSLEEFSSAPSSLKSAVEEERRTSLPPCCSPVPSSAPLAQERLAALSPPSLQEDGVTQDSGSESLEEAEERIGLPQEQGRLYLNRVFHMSASRMFDLLFTDSPFIRRFMNVRKITNASFAVWQKNPTGDMKRTLNYTITISNPLIGKFSTATENQTLYKESREGQYYLVDSEVYTHDVPYHDYFYTQNRYYIKSHTKRKCRLKVYTDVKYKKQPWSLAKSFITKNSWSGIEDYFRQLEAELLEEEADINQGAAESGKVGGLLRRRRRTYSRTMLEHMKPGKHFGQAPDEHRDGKTGPTEMSSPYGWSVSAMVVAISVLLLLLTLLNVGLFFKLWAMEDVAHRMYLTTKHRLRERNDASAPPEYAPRPGSPFRSREEAQLLRTVLQDSINVLDQLRRSLMLLQQNFPSANQTAASQ
- the gramd1c gene encoding protein Aster-C isoform X1 gives rise to the protein MDLGSNSSGVGDDITDETASLMEEKGSCDEGEESSDNQINCISSLPPPVPTYKQRRDEFRRLFKDLANSGRLLLDYPCALQRDILLQGRLYLTHSHLCFYSNVFRGTKIGLALKDISHMSREKTARFIPNAIQICTSKEKISDLCFDAHPPFNLSRTLTQLFFTSFSEREKRFNCVFRLWQNALLDKPLTNAEVWQMVRQHYGNDLGLSHEEMESAQSPAEFYMTSSPSAKPSGGDDGCSGRPEHTPSVRLSGMELLSLEEFSSAPSSLKSAVEEERRTSLPPCCSPVPSSAPLAQERLAALSPPSLQEDGVTQDSGSESLEEAEERIGLPQEQGRLYLNRVFHMSASRMFDLLFTDSPFIRRFMNVRKITNASFAVWQKNPTGDMKRTLNYTITISNPLIGKFSTATENQTLYKESREGQYYLVDSEVYTHDVPYHDYFYTQNRYYIKSHTKRKCRLKVYTDVKYKKQPWSLAKSFITKNSWSGIEDYFRQLEAELLEEEADINQGAAESGKVGGLLRRRRRTYSRTMLEHMKPGKHFGQAPDEHRDGKTGPTEMSSPYGWSVSAMVVAISVLLLLLTLLNVGLFFKLWAMEDVAHRMYLTTKHRLRERNDASAPPEYAPRPGSPFRSREEAQLLRTVLQDSINVLDQLRRSLMLLQQNFPSANQTAASQ